A genome region from Stenotrophomonas maltophilia includes the following:
- a CDS encoding ammonium transporter, which produces MKMRFLTGWQARFHVVWLLMLLSAFAVGAWPGSAHAQAQVSPLPSETVAVEPLQDPAAAAAAPAVAEAAAAYDRGDVAWMLTSTLLVLMMVVPGLALFYGGLVRSKNVLSVLSQILVVFSLVLLLWVAYGYSAVFSAGNPFFGSFTEFAFLKGFTPESVGNTPIKGLPDYLFVAFQSTFAGITTALIVGAFAERIKFRAVLLFSALWFTLSYIPMAHIVWGGGYLGELGAIDFAGGTVVHINAGVAGLVAAWFVGKRLGYGQTALKPHNVPFTYIGAMLLWVGWFGFNAGSAAAADTVASLAFLNTVLATAAAVLGWTLVEAISKGKPSALGAASGAVAGLVGITPACGTVGPLGAIIIGFVAGVVCVWGVTGLKRLLKVDDTADVFGVHGVGGIVGAILTGVFSAQSLGGTKADLDIGHQVWVQVVSVGLTVVWSAVVTTLILLVVRSVVGLRVTEEAERTGLDVTSHGESAYEA; this is translated from the coding sequence ATGAAGATGCGCTTTCTCACCGGGTGGCAAGCCCGGTTCCATGTCGTGTGGCTGTTGATGCTGCTCAGCGCGTTCGCCGTCGGTGCGTGGCCGGGCAGCGCCCATGCCCAGGCACAGGTGTCGCCGCTGCCGAGCGAAACCGTTGCGGTCGAACCGCTGCAGGACCCTGCAGCTGCAGCCGCTGCGCCGGCCGTGGCCGAAGCGGCCGCTGCCTATGATCGTGGCGACGTGGCCTGGATGCTCACCTCAACCCTGCTGGTACTGATGATGGTGGTGCCGGGCCTGGCCCTGTTCTACGGCGGCCTGGTGCGTTCGAAGAACGTGCTTTCGGTGCTCAGCCAGATCCTGGTGGTGTTCTCGCTGGTGCTGCTGCTATGGGTGGCCTATGGCTACAGCGCGGTGTTCAGCGCCGGCAATCCGTTCTTCGGCTCGTTCACCGAATTCGCCTTCCTCAAGGGCTTCACCCCCGAGTCGGTGGGCAACACGCCGATCAAGGGACTGCCGGACTATCTGTTCGTCGCCTTCCAGTCGACCTTCGCCGGCATCACCACCGCGCTGATCGTCGGTGCCTTCGCCGAGCGCATCAAGTTCCGCGCGGTGCTGCTGTTCTCGGCGCTGTGGTTCACCCTCAGCTACATCCCGATGGCCCACATCGTCTGGGGTGGCGGCTACCTGGGTGAACTGGGCGCGATCGATTTCGCGGGCGGCACCGTGGTGCACATCAACGCCGGTGTGGCCGGTCTGGTCGCTGCCTGGTTCGTCGGCAAGCGTCTGGGCTATGGGCAGACCGCGCTGAAGCCGCACAACGTGCCGTTCACCTACATCGGCGCGATGCTGCTGTGGGTGGGCTGGTTCGGCTTCAACGCAGGCTCGGCGGCAGCGGCCGATACCGTGGCCTCGCTGGCCTTCCTCAATACCGTACTGGCCACGGCAGCGGCCGTGCTCGGCTGGACGCTGGTGGAAGCGATCAGCAAGGGCAAGCCGTCGGCACTGGGTGCCGCCTCGGGCGCGGTGGCCGGCCTGGTCGGCATCACCCCGGCCTGCGGCACCGTCGGCCCGCTTGGCGCGATCATCATCGGCTTTGTCGCCGGCGTGGTCTGCGTCTGGGGGGTGACCGGTCTCAAGCGCCTGCTGAAAGTGGACGACACCGCCGACGTGTTCGGTGTGCACGGTGTCGGCGGCATCGTCGGCGCGATTCTCACCGGTGTGTTCAGTGCACAGTCGCTGGGTGGCACCAAGGCCGATCTGGATATCGGCCATCAGGTCTGGGTGCAAGTGGTCAGCGTGGGCCTGACCGTGGTGTGGTCGGCGGTGGTGACCACGCTGATCCTGCTGGTGGTGCGCAGCGTGGTCGGCCTGCGCGTGACCGAGGAAGCCGAGCGCACCGGTCTGGACGTCACCTCGCACGGCGAATCGGCCTACGAGGCCTGA